In Helicobacter mastomyrinus, a single genomic region encodes these proteins:
- a CDS encoding alpha/beta fold hydrolase → MQDIIIQNNQTFISNKDNLRIFYDVYMPSHSLESPIVVQIAHGMVEHKGRYEWVGTHLAKAGYVVVINDHRAHGKSIDSTCAWGDIGKSTQSKSTQETQGKQSGMHYAIDDMHQLTLITKERFKPSKYVLLGHSMGSLLSRGYIKAYLYELDALILSGSPAYNPLVGLGKALAQILYKCKLHTWGKHFINSLSFGRFNKPFLHNKDEDCAKGGFAWLCRDKDVIAAYRADNACSFVFSLQSFIALFELMQEVHITHNLKGEHFPILIISGNCDSCGDFGRGVEKIAKQYQKSGFDVELKLYGGARHEILNEINKKQVLTDIIGFIQKTLS, encoded by the coding sequence ATGCAAGATATAATCATACAAAACAATCAAACTTTCATCTCAAATAAAGACAATCTTAGAATATTTTATGATGTGTATATGCCCTCTCACAGCTTAGAATCGCCTATCGTGGTGCAAATTGCGCACGGTATGGTGGAGCATAAAGGGCGATATGAATGGGTAGGCACACATTTAGCAAAGGCAGGTTATGTAGTGGTGATCAATGACCACAGGGCGCACGGGAAAAGCATAGATTCTACTTGTGCGTGGGGCGATATAGGCAAAAGCACTCAAAGCAAAAGCACTCAAGAGACACAAGGAAAGCAAAGCGGTATGCACTATGCAATAGATGATATGCATCAGCTTACATTGATTACAAAAGAGCGATTTAAACCTAGCAAATATGTGCTGCTGGGGCATTCTATGGGTTCTTTGCTTTCACGTGGATATATCAAGGCTTATTTATACGAGCTAGATGCCTTGATACTTTCAGGTTCTCCTGCATATAATCCGCTTGTGGGCTTAGGCAAGGCTTTAGCACAGATTCTATACAAATGCAAACTCCACACTTGGGGCAAACATTTCATCAATTCCCTCTCTTTTGGCAGATTCAATAAGCCATTTTTGCATAATAAAGATGAGGATTGCGCTAAGGGCGGATTTGCGTGGCTGTGCCGTGATAAAGATGTTATAGCAGCGTATAGAGCGGATAACGCGTGTAGCTTTGTTTTCAGCCTGCAAAGCTTTATCGCGCTTTTTGAGCTTATGCAGGAAGTGCATATCACGCACAATCTTAAAGGGGAGCATTTCCCTATATTGATTATAAGCGGGAATTGCGATAGTTGCGGGGATTTTGGCAGAGGAGTGGAAAAAATTGCCAAACAGTATCAAAAAAGCGGTTTTGATGTGGAGCTAAAGCTTTATGGCGGTGCAAGGCACGAGATTTTAAATGAAATTAATAAAAAACAAGTGCTTACTGACATTATAGGCTTTATACAAAAGACTTTGAGCTAA